Proteins encoded within one genomic window of Couchioplanes caeruleus:
- a CDS encoding F0F1 ATP synthase subunit gamma, producing the protein MAGQVQALRRRIRTVRSTKKIAKAQELVATSRIAKAQERVAASKPYSEAITRVLTALASNASVDNPLLLPRERVRRAGVLLITSDRGLAGAYNANAIRTAEQLISRLRADGKDVALYIVGRKGVGYYKFRNRPIEASWTGFSERPSFEDARLIGESLLEAFVAGADDTDANHGPDGIQGVDELHIVSTQFKSLMTQSAEARFLAPMQVEEREREPGLRPAYEFEPEAEELLDALLPKYLNTRIYAALLDSAASESASRRRAMKSASDNADDLLKRYTREMNSARQAAITQEISEIVGGVEALSAAGSDV; encoded by the coding sequence ATGGCCGGTCAGGTACAGGCCCTCCGGCGGCGCATCCGCACCGTCCGGTCGACCAAGAAGATCGCCAAGGCGCAGGAGCTGGTCGCCACCAGCCGGATCGCCAAGGCTCAGGAGCGGGTCGCCGCGTCCAAGCCGTACTCCGAGGCGATCACGCGGGTCCTCACGGCGCTGGCCTCCAACGCGTCGGTCGACAACCCGCTGCTGCTGCCGCGCGAGCGGGTGCGGCGCGCGGGTGTCCTGCTGATCACCAGCGACCGGGGCCTGGCCGGCGCCTACAACGCCAACGCGATCCGCACCGCCGAGCAGCTCATCTCCCGGCTGCGGGCGGACGGCAAGGACGTGGCGCTGTACATCGTCGGCCGCAAGGGTGTCGGGTACTACAAGTTCCGCAACCGGCCGATCGAGGCGAGCTGGACGGGCTTCTCCGAGCGGCCCTCCTTCGAGGACGCCCGGCTCATCGGTGAGTCCCTGCTGGAGGCCTTCGTCGCCGGCGCGGACGACACGGACGCGAACCACGGCCCGGACGGCATCCAGGGTGTGGACGAGCTACACATCGTCAGCACGCAGTTCAAGTCGCTCATGACCCAGTCCGCGGAGGCGCGCTTCCTAGCGCCGATGCAGGTCGAGGAGCGTGAGCGCGAGCCCGGGCTGCGTCCGGCGTACGAGTTCGAGCCCGAGGCCGAGGAGCTGCTGGACGCGCTGCTGCCGAAGTACCTCAACACGCGGATCTACGCGGCGTTGCTGGACTCGGCGGCGAGCGAGTCGGCGTCGCGGCGCCGGGCGATGAAGAGCGCGTCGGACAACGCCGACGACCTGCTCAAGCGGTACACGCGCGAGATGAACTCCGCGCGTCAGGCCGCGATCACCCAGGAAATCAGTGAAATCGTCGGCGGCGTCGAGGCGCTGTCCGCAGCGGGAAGTGATGTGTGA
- the atpD gene encoding F0F1 ATP synthase subunit beta — protein MTAVAEPTKTETGVGRVVRVIGPVVDAEFPRDAMPAIFNALHVDVTLSEGTKTLTLEIAQHLGDNMVRAISMQPTDGLVRGAEVRDTGAPISVPVGDVTKGHVFNALGEVLNVDPGSIQVTERWPIHRKPPAFADLEPKTEMLETGIKVLDLLAPYVRGGKIGLFGGAGVGKTVLIQEMIIRVARNFGGTSVFAGVGERTREGNDLILEMDEGGVLDKTALVFGQMDEPPGTRLRVALTALTMAEYFRDVQNQEVLLFIDNIFRFTQAGSEVSTLLGRMPSAVGYQPTLADEMGELQERITSVRGKAITSLQAIYVPADDYTDPAPATTFAHLDATTNLERSISDKGIYPAVDPLASSSRILAPEFVGAEHYAVAREVQRILQKYKDLQDIIAILGMDELSEEDKVTVQRARRIERFLSQNTYAAEQFTGVPGSTVPLKETIEAFKKISEGEYDSFPEQAFFMCGGLEDLERNAHELMKG, from the coding sequence ATGACTGCTGTAGCTGAGCCCACCAAGACGGAGACCGGTGTCGGCCGCGTCGTCCGGGTCATCGGCCCGGTCGTCGACGCGGAGTTCCCTCGGGACGCGATGCCCGCGATCTTCAACGCGCTGCACGTCGACGTGACCCTCTCCGAGGGCACCAAGACGCTGACCCTGGAGATCGCCCAGCATCTCGGCGACAACATGGTCCGCGCCATCTCGATGCAGCCGACCGACGGCCTGGTCCGTGGCGCCGAGGTCCGTGACACCGGCGCGCCGATCTCGGTGCCCGTCGGCGACGTGACCAAGGGCCACGTGTTCAACGCCCTCGGCGAGGTGCTCAACGTGGACCCGGGCTCGATCCAGGTCACCGAGCGCTGGCCGATCCACCGCAAGCCCCCGGCGTTCGCGGACCTCGAGCCGAAGACCGAGATGCTGGAGACCGGCATCAAGGTGCTCGACCTGCTCGCGCCGTACGTGCGCGGTGGCAAGATCGGCCTGTTCGGCGGCGCGGGCGTGGGCAAGACGGTGCTCATCCAGGAGATGATCATCCGTGTCGCCCGGAACTTCGGTGGTACGTCGGTGTTCGCCGGCGTGGGTGAGCGCACCCGCGAGGGCAACGACCTCATCCTCGAGATGGACGAGGGTGGCGTGCTCGACAAGACCGCGCTGGTCTTCGGCCAGATGGACGAGCCGCCGGGCACCCGCCTGCGGGTCGCCCTGACCGCCCTGACCATGGCGGAGTACTTCCGGGACGTCCAGAACCAGGAGGTGCTGCTCTTCATCGACAACATCTTCCGGTTCACCCAGGCCGGCTCCGAGGTGTCCACCCTGCTCGGCCGCATGCCGTCCGCCGTGGGTTACCAGCCCACGCTGGCCGACGAGATGGGCGAGCTGCAGGAGCGGATCACGTCGGTCCGCGGCAAGGCGATCACCTCGCTGCAGGCGATCTACGTGCCCGCCGACGACTACACCGACCCGGCGCCGGCGACCACCTTCGCCCACCTGGACGCGACCACCAACCTCGAGCGGTCGATCTCCGACAAGGGCATCTACCCCGCCGTGGACCCGCTGGCCTCGAGCTCGCGGATCCTGGCGCCGGAGTTCGTCGGTGCCGAGCACTACGCGGTCGCCCGTGAGGTGCAGCGAATCCTGCAGAAGTACAAGGACCTGCAGGACATCATCGCCATCCTCGGCATGGACGAGCTCTCCGAGGAGGACAAGGTCACGGTGCAGCGGGCCCGCCGCATCGAGCGCTTCCTCTCGCAGAACACGTACGCCGCCGAGCAGTTCACCGGCGTTCCCGGCTCGACGGTCCCGCTGAAGGAGACCATCGAGGCGTTCAAGAAGATCAGCGAGGGCGAGTACGACTCGTTCCCCGAGCAGGCCTTCTTCATGTGCGGTGGCCTCGAGGACCTCGAGCGCAACGCGCACGAGCTCATGAAGGGCTGA
- the atpA gene encoding F0F1 ATP synthase subunit alpha, translating into MAELTISSDEIRGALERYVSSYTPEVSREEVGIVSDAGDGIAHVEGLPSTMANELLEFEDGTLGVALNLDVREIGAVVLGDFAGIEEGQQVKRTGRVLSVPVGDAYLGRVVDALGNPIDDRGEIANEGFRELELQAPNVMARQPVKQPLQTGIKAIDAMTPIGRGQRQLIIGDRKTGKTTVALDTIINQRANWESGDPEKQVRCIYVAIGQKASTIASIRGTLEAQGALEYTTIVASPASDPAGFKYIAPYTGSSIGQHWMYAGKHVLIVFDDLTKQAEAYRAVSLLLRRPPGREAYPGDVFYLHSRLLERCAKLSNELGGGSMTGLPIIETKANDISAYIPTNVISITDGQIFLESDLFASGVRPAINVGTSVSRVGGSAQVKGMRRVSGRLRLDLAQFRELEAFSAFASDLDRASRAQLEKGVRLVELLKQPQYSPLSVAEQIVVIWAGTTGQLDDIPVADVRRFESEFLDWVKRHRSETFTAIESDGQLNDEQVEVFEKAVQEFKPLFKQGAITGGPNEAPAQPLAEGSESRETVTREVRSSSDEK; encoded by the coding sequence ATGGCCGAGCTGACCATCTCCTCGGACGAGATCCGGGGGGCGCTAGAGCGCTACGTCTCGTCCTACACGCCCGAGGTCTCCCGTGAGGAGGTCGGCATCGTCTCCGATGCGGGCGACGGCATCGCGCACGTCGAGGGTCTGCCCTCGACGATGGCGAACGAACTGCTCGAGTTCGAGGACGGCACCCTGGGTGTCGCCCTGAACCTCGACGTCCGCGAGATCGGCGCCGTGGTCCTGGGTGACTTCGCCGGCATCGAGGAGGGCCAGCAGGTCAAGCGGACCGGCCGCGTCCTCTCGGTCCCGGTCGGCGACGCCTACCTCGGCCGCGTGGTCGACGCCCTGGGCAACCCGATCGACGACCGTGGCGAGATCGCCAACGAGGGCTTCCGGGAGCTGGAGCTGCAGGCGCCGAACGTCATGGCGCGCCAGCCCGTGAAGCAGCCGCTGCAGACCGGCATCAAGGCGATCGACGCCATGACGCCGATCGGCCGTGGCCAGCGCCAGCTGATCATCGGCGACCGCAAGACCGGTAAGACCACGGTCGCGCTCGACACGATCATCAACCAGCGCGCCAACTGGGAGTCCGGCGACCCGGAGAAGCAGGTCCGCTGCATCTACGTCGCCATCGGCCAGAAGGCCTCCACCATCGCCAGCATCCGCGGGACGCTGGAGGCGCAGGGCGCGCTGGAGTACACGACCATCGTGGCTTCCCCGGCGTCCGACCCGGCCGGCTTCAAGTACATCGCGCCCTACACCGGCTCGTCCATCGGACAGCACTGGATGTACGCCGGCAAGCACGTCCTGATCGTCTTCGACGACCTCACCAAGCAGGCCGAGGCGTACCGCGCCGTGTCGCTGCTGCTGCGCCGCCCGCCGGGCCGCGAGGCGTACCCCGGTGACGTCTTCTACCTGCACAGCCGGCTGCTGGAGCGCTGCGCCAAGCTCTCCAACGAGCTGGGTGGCGGCTCGATGACCGGCCTGCCGATCATCGAGACGAAGGCCAACGACATCTCGGCCTACATCCCGACCAACGTCATCTCGATCACCGACGGCCAGATCTTCCTCGAGTCGGACCTGTTCGCCTCGGGTGTGCGCCCGGCCATCAACGTCGGCACCTCGGTGTCGCGGGTCGGCGGTTCCGCGCAGGTCAAGGGCATGCGCCGGGTCTCCGGCCGCCTGCGCCTCGACCTGGCCCAGTTCCGTGAGCTGGAGGCCTTCTCCGCCTTCGCCTCCGACCTGGACCGGGCGTCGCGGGCCCAGCTCGAGAAGGGCGTCCGCCTGGTCGAGCTGCTCAAGCAGCCGCAGTACTCGCCGCTGTCGGTGGCCGAGCAGATCGTCGTGATCTGGGCCGGCACCACCGGCCAGCTCGACGACATCCCGGTCGCCGACGTGCGTCGCTTCGAGTCCGAGTTCCTGGACTGGGTCAAGCGGCACCGCAGCGAGACCTTCACCGCCATCGAGAGCGACGGTCAGCTGAACGACGAGCAGGTCGAGGTCTTCGAGAAGGCCGTGCAGGAGTTCAAGCCGCTGTTCAAGCAGGGCGCGATCACCGGCGGCCCCAACGAGGCTCCGGCGCAGCCGCTCGCCGAGGGCAGCGAGAGCCGCGAGACCGTCACCCGCGAGGTCCGGTCCTCCTCGGACGAGAAGTAA